The Pseudomonas multiresinivorans DNA window GGGTCTATGGTTGAAGCAGGTTCGCACGACGAGACCCGCCGCATGACCGAGTCCTTCCAGCGTATCGGCGTCATCGGCGCCGGCGCCATGGGCCGTGGCATCGCCCAGCTGTTCGCCAGCGCCGGCCTGCCGGTGCGCCTGTACGACAGCAACCCGCAGACCGTGGAGCAGGCGCTGACCTTCAACCGCGAGCTGCTGGAACGCGCGGTGGCCAAGGGCAAGCTCAGCCCGGAAGCGCTGGCGGCGACGATGCAGCGACTGTTGCCCACCCACAGCCTCGATGAGTTGGCCGACTGCGACCTGCTGATCGAGGCGATCATCGAGGACCTCGGCGCCAAGCAGGCGCTGCTCGCCGAGCTGGAAAAACGCGTAGCGCCGGACGCCGTGCTCGCCAGCAACACCTCGTCGCTGTCGGTCACCCGTATCGCCGCGCGCTGCCGGCATCCAGAACGGGTCGCGGGCTTCCATTTCTTCAACCCGGTGACGCTGATGCGCATCGTCGAAGTGGTGCGCGGCCAGCGCACCGACGAGTCGGTGGTGCGCCGCCTGAGTCGGCTGGCGGAGCAGGCCGGGCACTTCCCCGCGGTGTCGCCGGACAGCCCCGGCTTCATCGTCAACCACGCCGGCCGCGCCTTCAGCACCGAAGCGTTGCGCATCCTCGGCGAAGGCATCGCCAGCCCGGCGCAGATCGACCGTATCCTGCGCGACGGCGTGGGCTTCCGCATGGGGCCCTTCGAACTGCTCGACCTGACTGGCCTGGACGTCTCCCACGCGGTCATGGAATCGCTCTACCAGCAGTTCTACCAGGACCCGCGCTACACCCCGTCGCCGCTGGCCGCGCAACGTGTCGCCGGCGGCCTGCTCGGGCGCAAGAGCGGCGAAGGCTTCTATCGCTACCGCGACGGCCAGCCCGTGCGCGAAGCCGAAGAACAGCACGACACCGTACTGCTCAATCGCCCGTACTGGCTCGACAGCCAGGACCCCGAACTGCGCCACCGCGTCGCCGCGATCCTCACCCTCGGCGGCGTGGTGCTGGAGACCGGCGACGGGCCGTCGTCCCGCGCCATCTGCCTGGTCACGCCGCTGGGCGTGGATGCAAGCACTCGCATCGACGCCCTCGGCCTGCCGCCTGATCGCAGCCTGGCGCTGGAAACCTTCACCGAACTGGACCGCCGCCGCGTACTGATGCGCCAACCGGCGCTCGACCCGGCGCTGGAGGCCCAGGCCCGCCAGGCCCTGGGCAGCGACGGCGTGCCGGTGGAGGTGATCAACGACTCGCCCGGCTTCATCTGCCAGCGGGCGATCGCCGGCATCGTCAACCTCGGCTGCGAGATCGCCCAGCGCGGCATCGCCACGCCGGTGACGCTGGACCGCGCAGTGCAATTGGCGCTGGGTTATCCGTTCGGCCCGCTGGCCTTCGGCGAACACTATGGCGCGGCACGTATCCTCACCATCCTCCAGGGCCTGCAGGCGTGCTACGGCGAGGCGCGCTACCGGCCCAGCCCCTGGCTGCGCCGCCGCGTGCAACTAGACCTGCCGCTGCACAGCCCCGATCGGGCGGAGTAGTTCCACCGGCAGCGATGATCGTTTTCTGTCCGCTGGCGCTTACGGCCGGCAGCTCGGCGTGGCGCACTCTGCGGCGATGCCTGGCGCCGGCGCGCGCGGCGGGGCCGGGCGAGAACAATAACAACGAGGAACACGTCATGCGCCAATGGCTGCCCGCACTCGCCCTTCTGCCCCTGCTCGCCGGCCACGCCTGGGCCGCCGGGCCAACGCCACAGGAGGCCCGCGAACTGGCCTCGCAGGCCTATCTGTTCGCCTTCGCCACCGCCGAGCACGGCAAGACCCTGCAGGCCATCGCCGCCAAGCTGCCGGTCAATTACCTGTACAACAAGACCGCGCTGCTCGGCCCGGAAGACCGCACCGTGGTCTCGCCGAACAACGACACGCTCTACTCCTACGCGCTGCTCGACCTGCGCGAGCACCCGGTGGTCCTCGATGTGCCGGCCGTGCCGCAGCGCTACTACAGCTTCCAGCTGATCGACATGCGCACCAACAACCTCGACTACATCGGCACCCGCGCCACCGGGCGTGCGGCGGGCAGTTTCCTGATCGCCGGCCCCGACTGGGACGGCCAGGCGCCCGAGGGCTTCAAGGGCCAGGTGATCCGTTCGCCCAGCCGCATCGTCTTCCTGCTCGGCCGCACCGCGGTCGATGGCGAAGCCGACCTCGACGCCGCCAAGGCCGTGATGGACGGCTACAAGCTGCGCAGCACCAAGCCGACGCTGCTGCCGCACAAGATGGACGTGCCGGAGTACCTGCCGACCAAGGAAGGCCCGGCGGAAAACGCCTTCATCGACTTCAACGGCCTGTCGGCCTGGCACGCCTGGACTCCGGAAGAACAGGCGCGGCTGAAGCAGTTCGCGCAGATCGGCGTGGGCACCGGCAAGCCTTTCGACGCGAAGCAGCTGCCGGCGGACATCGCCCAGGCGGTGGAGCAGGGCGCCGAGGACGGCCGCGAGAAGATCCGTGCCGCCACCGAACGCTTCGCCGCGCCGGTGAACGGCTGGCAGAATTCGCCGACCAATATCGGCCACTACGGCAACGACGACCTGACCCGCGCGGCGGTCGCCTGGAAGTACATCTACGCGAACGACCCGGCCGAGGCGATGTATCCGCTCACCCGCGTCGACGCTGCCGGGCAGGCACTGGACGGCAGCCGCGCCTACACCCTGCACTTCGCCCCCGGCCAGCTGCCGCCGGTGGATGCCTTCTGGTCCGTCACGCTCTACGACGGCAAGACCCAGATGCTCGCGGCGAACCCGCTCAACCGATACGCCATCAACAGCGCCAGCGACCTGAAGAAGGACGCCGATGGCGGCCTGACCCTGACCATCCAGCATGCCCAGCCGGCCGGCACCGACAACTGGCTACCGGCGCCGCCGGGGCCGTTCAACCTGATCCTGCGCATGTACCTGCCCCAGGCAAAGGCGCTCAAGGGCGAATACCTGCCGCCAGCCGTCCAGCCCATCGCCAGCAGCGCAATCACCAGCAAGGAGTAGCCATGAACCCGATCCTGACCCGCCGCCGGCTCATCGGCGCCAGCGGTGCGCTCGGCTTCGGCCTGGCGCTTCCCGACTGGCTGCTCGCGGCCTCTTCCCAGACGAGTGATCCGGCCATGCCCCAGGCCTCCACCGACCAGGAAACCGTCCGCCAGGCGTGGCTCTACGCCTACCCGATGCTGATGCACTACCAGACGATGCAGAAGCAGGCGCTCGATGCGAAATCGCCGGAGTACGTCGGCGGCTTCGGCGTGTTCCGCCACTACAGCGAACTGTTCACGCCGAACAACCGCGACATCGTCACGCCGAACAACGACACGCCCTATTCCTGGGCCTGGCTCGACCTGCGCGCCGAGCCCTGGGTGCTCAGCGTGCCGGCGGTGGCCGAGGACCGCTACTACGTGCACCAGCTGGTGGACCAGTACACCTTCAACTTCGGCTATGTGGGCGTGCTCAGCACCGGCCGCGAAGCCGGTGACTACCTGATCGCCGGGCCGGACTGGAAGGGCGAGACGCCGGCCGGCATCCGCCAGGTGCTGCGCAGCGAAACGCAGATCGCCATGGTCCTGGGCCGCACCGGCCTGCGCGATGCCAACGACTTGCCGGCCGTGCGCGCATTGCAGCAGCAGTACCGTCTGCGACCGCTGCACGAGTTCGCCGGCAGCACGGCACCGGCGGCCCCTCCGGCGGTGAACTGGCTGCCGTGGGAATTTCCCCGCGACCTGGGGCCGGGCTTTATCCCGCACCTGAACCAGGTCCTCGCCTTCTGCCCGGTGGACCCGAGCGAGGTCGAACTGCGCAAGCGCTTTGCCCAGGTCGGCATTGGCGCCGGGCTGGCCTTCGACCCTGCCGCCCTCTCCGCCGCGCAGCGCACGGCGCTGGGCGCCGGCATCCAGCAAGGCGTGGCGGAACTGAAGGCAAAGGTGGCGACGCTGCGTTCCTCCGCTGGCCTGTTCGGCACCCGCTCGGCGATGCACAACGATTACCTCAGCCGCGCCGCCGCGGCGGCCAGCGGTATCTACGGCAACAGCGTGGAGGAGGCGATCTACTTCGGCACGCGCAGCGACAGCAGCCAGCAACCGCTGGTGGGCGGCCAGCGCTACCGCCTGCACTTCCCGGCCGACGCGCTGCCGCCGGCGAAGGAGTTCTGGTCGATCACCCTCTACGACCTGCCGGACCGGCAACTGGTAGCCAACCCGCTCCAGCGCTACTGCCTGAGCAGCCGCGATCACCTCGCGCGCGACGCTGACGGCGGAGTGACGCTGTACATCCAGGCGGATTCGCCCGGCCAGGCGCTGGAGGCGAACTGGCTGCCGTCGACCCAGCAGGGGCCGTTCAACGTCATCCTGCGCATCTACGGGCCGGAGCAGAAGGTGGTGGGCGGGGAGTGGAAGATGCCAGGGGTGGAGCGGGTCTGACACAAGCCGCCACCGTCCTGCATTGGTTCGCGAGCAAGGACTGAGTGTCCCCCTCGGTCCTACAGGTTGAATCGGCGCTTTGTCTGTAGGAGCGAGCTTGCTCGCGAACCCGCCCCACGCCAGAGCTCAACGAAAGGTGATGCGCTCCCCGGCAGCGAGGCGTTCCAGAGTCGCCTTGCGTTGATCCGCCGGCAGCGCTCCCAGCTTCTCCACCCGCGCATAGAACGCCGGCCAGTTACCGCCCACCTGCCTGAACAGCGCGGCGAACGCCGGCACCCACTGGTCATACAGCCCGAAGGGCAGCAGCTTGGCGTTGTTCATCGGGCCGTTGACCCAGGCGTCGAACGGCGCCTTGCCGCCCCAGTCCTGATCACGCAGCT harbors:
- a CDS encoding 3-hydroxyacyl-CoA dehydrogenase — its product is MTESFQRIGVIGAGAMGRGIAQLFASAGLPVRLYDSNPQTVEQALTFNRELLERAVAKGKLSPEALAATMQRLLPTHSLDELADCDLLIEAIIEDLGAKQALLAELEKRVAPDAVLASNTSSLSVTRIAARCRHPERVAGFHFFNPVTLMRIVEVVRGQRTDESVVRRLSRLAEQAGHFPAVSPDSPGFIVNHAGRAFSTEALRILGEGIASPAQIDRILRDGVGFRMGPFELLDLTGLDVSHAVMESLYQQFYQDPRYTPSPLAAQRVAGGLLGRKSGEGFYRYRDGQPVREAEEQHDTVLLNRPYWLDSQDPELRHRVAAILTLGGVVLETGDGPSSRAICLVTPLGVDASTRIDALGLPPDRSLALETFTELDRRRVLMRQPALDPALEAQARQALGSDGVPVEVINDSPGFICQRAIAGIVNLGCEIAQRGIATPVTLDRAVQLALGYPFGPLAFGEHYGAARILTILQGLQACYGEARYRPSPWLRRRVQLDLPLHSPDRAE
- a CDS encoding DUF1254 domain-containing protein produces the protein MRQWLPALALLPLLAGHAWAAGPTPQEARELASQAYLFAFATAEHGKTLQAIAAKLPVNYLYNKTALLGPEDRTVVSPNNDTLYSYALLDLREHPVVLDVPAVPQRYYSFQLIDMRTNNLDYIGTRATGRAAGSFLIAGPDWDGQAPEGFKGQVIRSPSRIVFLLGRTAVDGEADLDAAKAVMDGYKLRSTKPTLLPHKMDVPEYLPTKEGPAENAFIDFNGLSAWHAWTPEEQARLKQFAQIGVGTGKPFDAKQLPADIAQAVEQGAEDGREKIRAATERFAAPVNGWQNSPTNIGHYGNDDLTRAAVAWKYIYANDPAEAMYPLTRVDAAGQALDGSRAYTLHFAPGQLPPVDAFWSVTLYDGKTQMLAANPLNRYAINSASDLKKDADGGLTLTIQHAQPAGTDNWLPAPPGPFNLILRMYLPQAKALKGEYLPPAVQPIASSAITSKE
- a CDS encoding DUF1254 domain-containing protein: MNPILTRRRLIGASGALGFGLALPDWLLAASSQTSDPAMPQASTDQETVRQAWLYAYPMLMHYQTMQKQALDAKSPEYVGGFGVFRHYSELFTPNNRDIVTPNNDTPYSWAWLDLRAEPWVLSVPAVAEDRYYVHQLVDQYTFNFGYVGVLSTGREAGDYLIAGPDWKGETPAGIRQVLRSETQIAMVLGRTGLRDANDLPAVRALQQQYRLRPLHEFAGSTAPAAPPAVNWLPWEFPRDLGPGFIPHLNQVLAFCPVDPSEVELRKRFAQVGIGAGLAFDPAALSAAQRTALGAGIQQGVAELKAKVATLRSSAGLFGTRSAMHNDYLSRAAAAASGIYGNSVEEAIYFGTRSDSSQQPLVGGQRYRLHFPADALPPAKEFWSITLYDLPDRQLVANPLQRYCLSSRDHLARDADGGVTLYIQADSPGQALEANWLPSTQQGPFNVILRIYGPEQKVVGGEWKMPGVERV